One window of Arvicola amphibius chromosome 6, mArvAmp1.2, whole genome shotgun sequence genomic DNA carries:
- the LOC119817207 gene encoding LOW QUALITY PROTEIN: WW domain-containing adapter protein with coiled-coil-like (The sequence of the model RefSeq protein was modified relative to this genomic sequence to represent the inferred CDS: inserted 3 bases in 2 codons; deleted 3 bases in 2 codons): protein MRYAKGRVWGLYAQQLTVLAQAAEQPVTFLMIGATVPLILPSFSPFEGNWILLCSLDLPETHYGVQTGLEFVVILLEWHPQCWNYIYEPSNWLDYTVLSWDMIMRNKKSASTVPVSHVPQSPIPPLLQDPNLLRQLLPALQATLQLNNSNVDISKINEVLTAAVTHASLQSVTHKFLTAGPSAFSITSLISQAAQLSTHIRPSNQSPMSLTSDASSPRSYVSPRISTAQATQXPIKPLISAPPVSSQPRVSAPVVKQGPVSQSATQQPVTADKQQXHEPVSPQSLQRLNSQRSPSLGPNHTSSSNASNAIVVARIQDTAARPACSLTPTLAAHFNDNLIKHVQGWPADHAEKQAPRLREEAHNMGRVHMSEICTELKNLRSLVRLRETQATLREQRILFLRQQIKELEKLKNQNSLWFEDVNNCT from the exons ATGAGGTATGCCAAGGGAAGAGTATGGGGACTATATGCCCAGCAGCTAACTGTTCTTGCACAAGCTGCTGAGCAGCCAGTAACTTTTCTCATGATAGGGGCCACTGTTCCACTTATACTGcctagtttctctccatttgaaGGGAATTG gatctTGTTATGCAGCTTAGAtctgcctgaaactcactatggagtccagactggccttgaatttgtggtaATCCTCTTAGAGTGGCATCCTCAATGCTGGAATTATATATATGAGCCATCCAACTGGCTAGATTATACTGTTTTGTCTTGGGACATGATTATGAG aaataaaaaatctgcCTCAACAGTACCTGTTTCTCATGTTCCACAATCACCAATACCTCCTTTACTTCAGGACCCAAATCTTCTTAGACAGCTGCTTCCTGCTTTACAAGCCACACTACAGCTTAATAATTCTAATGTGGATATATCCAAAATAAATGAAGTTCTTACAGCAGCTGTGACACACGCTTCCCTGCAGTCTGTCACCCACAAGTTTCTTACTGCTGGACCATCTGCCTTCAGCATCACCTCCCTGATTTCTCAAGCTGCCCAGCTTTCTACGCACATCCGGCCATCTAATCAGTCTCCAATGTCTCTAACATCCGATGCTTCATCCCCAAGATCCTATGTGTCTCCAAGAATAAGCACAGCTCAGGCTACACA TCCTATCAAACCTTTGATTAGTGCTCCACCAGTTTCATCACAGCCAAGGGTTAGTGCTCCAGTAGTTAAGCAAGGACCGGTGTCACAGTCGGCCACACAGCAGCCTGTAACTGCTGACAAGCAGC GTCACGAACCTGTCTCCCCTCAAAGTCTTCAGCGCTTAAACAGCCAGAGAAGTCCA TCACTTGGTCCAAATCATACTTCCAGTAGTAATGCATCAAATGCAATAGTTGTGGCC AGGATACAGGATACAGCTGCTCGGCCCGCATGTTCATTAACACCTACACTAGCAGCACACTTCAATGATAATCTCATAAAACATGTTCAAGGGTGGCCTGCGGACCATGCAGAGAAACAGGCACCAAGGTTGCGTGAAGAAGCCCATAATATGGGAAGGGTTCACATGTCAGAAATATGTACTGAATTAAAAAATTTGAGATCTTTAGTTCGACTACGTGAAACTCAAGCAACTTTGCGAGAGCAGAGGatactgtttttgagacaacaAATAAAGGAACTCGAAAAGCTAAAAAATCAGAATTCCTTGTGGTTTGAAGATGTGAATAATTGCACATGA